The genomic interval CAGCCGTGGCTGCGCGTCCACGGGGATGCTGGCAGCGACACCGTCGACGATCGCCAGCTCGCGCGTCACGCTGCCACCGACCCGACGCACCGCCTGCGCGGCGGCCTCGACCGAGTCGGCCTGCACCACGACCCGAACGGGTGCGGTGGCCTGTGCACCCTGGGACACCGGTGCGCCCTGCGCCAGCGGGGCCGCGGTCGCGGCGGGGGCCACCACCACGCACGTGCCGAGCAGCAGTGCGATTCCGACCTGTGGAGCTCTCGTCACCGAACGTCCCCCCTGAGCCACGGGCTGTGACCGCTCGTGGTCACGACCAGCACCGTCCGGCCGGATTACCCGGCCTTCCCACGAGCGAAACGCAGCATGCTGCGCCAATGTCGTGAGATGCCCGTCACATCACCAGGTCGGTCGTCGCCAACCTCTTTCCAGCAGTGCCTCCTGCAGTGCCGTCCCCGCCTCGTCGCGCTCGGCCTGCAACCGGTCCATCGTCGCGAGGTCGAGCTCGCCACGGCCTGCGTGGTGCTCCAGCCGGTTGGTGGCGATGACCAGGTCGCGCATGGCGGCGACGAGACGGTCGTCGGTGAGAGCGAGGGCGAGAGCGGGCACGGGGCCTCCCGAGGCTGAGGTGTGCTCTCTGCCTCGGCCACCTGGAGCAGTGTTCTGCAGCGAGCGGCCGAGAGTCCACCCGATCGGCGCATCGGCCCGACGCGGCTGCTGGGCCGATCGGAGCAGTCAGTACCCGCGGGCGGTCTCGCGGGCGGTCCCGCTGGAGGTGGCGCCCTGCAGACGGCGTACCCCGCTGCTACTCGACCTTCACCAGGTCGACGACGAAGACCAGCGACGCTCCGCCCGGGATGTCGGGCGGGTAGCCCTCCGCGCCGTACCCCTGCTCGGCCGGGATGGTCAGCTGGCGCCGGCCACCGACCTTCATACCGACCAGGCCACGGTCCCAGCCCTGGATGACCGCGCCCTCGCCGAGGGTGAAGGGGAAGGTCGAGTCGGGGCCGCGGTCCCAGGAGGCGTCGAACTGCTTGCCGTCTGCGGCGAGGACCCCGACGTAGCGCACCGTGAGCGCCGAGCCCGCGCAGGCCGTCGTCCCGGTGCCGGTGACGACATCGGCGACGACCAGCGCCTCCACCGTCGCGGGGCCCTTCGGGACGGTCGGCTTCTTCGTCAGGTCGGTGGTGCTCCCGGCCGCGGCGGGCGAGAGGGCCGGCGCTCCGTCGCAGGACGCCGCGTCACCAGGCGCGGGCGCCCCGGTCGGAAGGCCCGGCCCCTGGATGGGCGCGCTGGTGCTGGGTGCGCTCTGCACCGTTGGGTCCTCGAGGGCGTCGGTGGCCTCATCGCCGCAGCCGGCCAGCCCGACGAGCAGGGCCACGACGACCGTCGTACGCCGTGCTGTGGTCAGTGCGCGTCTCACGGGGCGAGCAGCCTCTCGAGCGGGGCGCCGACGAGGCGCTTGAAGGCGCGCCGGGGTCGGGTGCGGTCAAGGACAGCGGCCTCGAGGTCCTCGGCCGCGATGGTGCGGGCCTCGGCTCCGTCGGCGACCGGCTGCGCGAGCGCGGTGACGGCGAGCTTGAGCACGTCGGCGAGCGGCGCGGTGGGGTCGTGGTGCTCCTTGACCCAGGTGGCGATGGGCTCGGCGTTGCCGCCCATGGCGACGAAGCCGTGCTCGTCGGCCACGCTGCCGTCGTAGGTGAGCCGGTAGATCTGGTCGTCGGCCGCGGTCTGGCCGACCTCGGCGACGACGAGCTCGACCTCGTAGGGCTTGCCGGACTCGGTGAAGATCGTGCCGAGGGTCTGGGCGTAGGCGTTGGCGAGGCCCCGGCTGGTGACGTCGCGGCGGTCGTACTGGTAGCCGCGGAGGTCGGCGTAGCGGACACCCGCGAGCCGGAGGTTCTCGAACTCGTTGTACTTGCCGACCGCGGCGAAGGCGATGCGGTCGTAGATCTCGGAGATCTTGTGCAGCGCGTTGGAGGGATTCTCGCCGACGAACAGGATGCCGTCGGCGTAGGTGATCGTCAGGACGCTGCGACCGCGCGCGATGCCCTTGCGGGCGTAGTCGCTCTTGTCCTTCATCACCTGCTCGGGCGAGACGTAGAACGGCGTGCTCATCGGCTCAGCCCCCCGGGTTCGTCATGCGGGCGTCGACGACGCTCTGGACCACGGCGCCGACCTCGATGTCGGGCAGCCTGCGCAGCCCCTCGTCGGTCACGCTCATGACCACGGGCCAGATCTTGCGGGTGAGGTCGGGGCCGCCGGTCGCGCTGTCGTCGTCGGCGGCGTCGTAGAGCGCGTCCACGCACAGCGCCACCGCCTCGGCCTCAGTGCTGCCCTCGGTGAAGCGCTTCTTCAGCGCGCTGCGGGCGAAGACGCTGCCCGAGCCGACGCTGTGGAAGCTGTGCTCCTCGTAGCGCCCGCCCGTCACGTCGTAGCTGAAGATCCGACCGATGCCTGCGTCGAGGTCGTAGCCGGCGAACAGCGGCACGACCGCGAGGCCCTGCATGGCCATCGCGAGGTTGCCGCGGATCATCGCGGACAGCCGGTTGGCCTTGCCGTCGAGGCTCAGCACGCTGCCCTCGAGCTTCTCGTAGTGCTCGAGCTCGACCTGGAACAGCCGCACCATCTCGATCGCGAGGCCCGCCGTGCCGGCGATGCCCACGCAGGAGTACTCGTCGGCGGGGAAGACCTTCTCGATGTCGCGCTGGGCGATGATGTTGCCCATCGTCGCGCGGCGGTCCCCGGCCATCACCACGCCGTGCGCGTGCGTAACCGCGACGATCGTCGTGCCGTGCGGCGCGTCCACAGTGCCGGACGGCAGCGTCAGCCGCGACGGGAGCAGGTCCGGCGCTGCCGCTCCGAGGAACTCCACGAAGCTGCCCGCCGGTGCGGTGTAGTGGGCGGGCAAGCGCCCGGACTCCCCTGGTGCCTGTGTCACGACGTCCTCTCGATGTACTCGATCATCCGGCGCAGCGTCTCAGAGGAGTCTGCGACCTGGCCGAGCGCGGCGTTGCACCGGAAGCAAAGCACCCCGCGCACCTGGCCCGTCACGTGGTCGTGGTCGACATGGACCGCCTCGTGCTTCTGGCAGATGGCGCAGAGCCCGCCTTGGGCGTCGATGAGAGCGTCGCGCTGGGTCAGAGTGAGTCCGTAGACCTTGAGGAAGCGCGTCTCTCGCGCCTTGGCGGCCACGCACTCCTTGCACCAGGCATTGAGCCCGCCAGGCTGCCGCGGCGCCTTCGAGAACCGATTGTGCGGTAGGACCGACGTGCATCGTGGGCAGTACTTGTGACCCTCGGGATCCTGGCGCCTGGCTCGCACCGTGTGCCCGGCACGCTCTCGTCGGCGTCGGTACGTGGCCGCAGCGCGCAAGGAGAAGCACTGCTTGCAGTAGAACTGCAGGCCGTCTGGCTGCCCGGCATTCTTAGAGAAGTCACTGACTTGTTTCGCCTGCTTGCAATCTGGGCAAACCTTGCGGCCCGCGCGAGGCGAATCGCTCAATTATTGGCCCCCCTTCTGAACGTATCCC from Mycobacteriales bacterium carries:
- a CDS encoding FKBP-type peptidyl-prolyl cis-trans isomerase, encoding MEALVVADVVTGTGTTACAGSALTVRYVGVLAADGKQFDASWDRGPDSTFPFTLGEGAVIQGWDRGLVGMKVGGRRQLTIPAEQGYGAEGYPPDIPGGASLVFVVDLVKVE
- the prcB gene encoding proteasome subunit beta; the protein is MPAHYTAPAGSFVEFLGAAAPDLLPSRLTLPSGTVDAPHGTTIVAVTHAHGVVMAGDRRATMGNIIAQRDIEKVFPADEYSCVGIAGTAGLAIEMVRLFQVELEHYEKLEGSVLSLDGKANRLSAMIRGNLAMAMQGLAVVPLFAGYDLDAGIGRIFSYDVTGGRYEEHSFHSVGSGSVFARSALKKRFTEGSTEAEAVALCVDALYDAADDDSATGGPDLTRKIWPVVMSVTDEGLRRLPDIEVGAVVQSVVDARMTNPGG
- a CDS encoding endonuclease VII domain-containing protein; translated protein: MAAKARETRFLKVYGLTLTQRDALIDAQGGLCAICQKHEAVHVDHDHVTGQVRGVLCFRCNAALGQVADSSETLRRMIEYIERTS
- the prcA gene encoding proteasome subunit alpha, translating into MSTPFYVSPEQVMKDKSDYARKGIARGRSVLTITYADGILFVGENPSNALHKISEIYDRIAFAAVGKYNEFENLRLAGVRYADLRGYQYDRRDVTSRGLANAYAQTLGTIFTESGKPYEVELVVAEVGQTAADDQIYRLTYDGSVADEHGFVAMGGNAEPIATWVKEHHDPTAPLADVLKLAVTALAQPVADGAEARTIAAEDLEAAVLDRTRPRRAFKRLVGAPLERLLAP